A portion of the Gasterosteus aculeatus chromosome 12, fGasAcu3.hap1.1, whole genome shotgun sequence genome contains these proteins:
- the rnf111 gene encoding E3 ubiquitin-protein ligase Arkadia isoform X2, whose protein sequence is MKSEVQPEAPSRQEHLKDPLVNPEPMEATKSFPDNMEVIGKAGGDFESLCESRHRPLRDTEAHRDSERTLPGRRKRKGQQAGPSDCSLKEGHISESSLAPQRARVELLQHPSEDEHNHESSFSDCASSPSSSLRFGDSDTLSSEEDAEAGATGGQHKAPALKTGGAAGVGLHPVLGRTRGNRSHKWVRSEAEPVLLKRPCLSSRRSLHRKRFVKTTPGGGQRTQKQKERLLLQRKKREVIARRKYALLHSTSSSSEELSSDSSTPSSTEAEDELYVDVSSTSSQPNSAAVATGALDEDVVVIEATPAPVPVVPASEEINVTSTDSEVEIVTVGDGFRSRSAGGLGRIWANSCSQNRLQEPRGRNRLSTVIQPLRQNAGEVVDLTVDEDDLSVVPTTSGSIQPQTIRSSSSSSSHHASTSEFHDAPGPSTSCPGSIPESMHTQRASVSARTAAEDDGRPGLTGAAGENTGTAMPRLPSCCQQHSPCGGPSPGHLSLSHSHSSCLQVSSSQHTSGSQHGHSHSNAHHFIHHVHHPAPQPPGTLPFKEPSCPVERPTALPASCAGVSSSSNNNSSSSNTAHYHDQQTLPVDLSNSGVRGAGNNGASFHGSTSAFDPCCPGSTSRPPAFVSQATPGPSQPAVVESFSSSMVAQPQPQTQPQPCRHYMHPSYGSLARSLHHQPSSACPHSHGNPQLTPQPAAQGEYVIPHTVTFHPPLPSHPAVPPAPPPPLSNHHLSSSSAPLGQHLPTDHQTLPHHMPALGASVQRLHQHEILQRMEVQRHRMMQHPTRAHERPPPHPHRMHPNYGHGHHIHVPQTMSSHPRQPEQRTAWELGIEAGVTVAPYPSGHLHSHLPHYHPPPRLHHFPIPFMHTGISEVTYPHIRYISSRMTGFGRTYEDLLHLEERLGTVNRGASQGTIERCTYPHKYKKKVLERDIDQELTPEAWASIGKNMHATPESRKLHIKQDEDEGADEDTEEKCTICLSILEEGEDVRRLPCMHLFHQLCVDQWLLTNKKCPICRVDIEAQLSAES, encoded by the exons ATGAAGAGTGAGGTGCAGCCAGAGGCCCCCAGCAGACAGGAGCACCTGAAGGACCCACTGGTGAACCCAGAGCCCATGGAGGCAACCAAGAGCTTCCCTGACAACATGGAGGTGATCGGAAAGGCAGGCGGCGACTTTGAGAGCCTGTGCGAGTCCAGGCATCGGCCCCTGAGGGACACGGAGGCACACAGGGACTCGGAACGGACCCTACCGGGacgcaggaaaagaaaaggccaaCAGGCAGGGCCGTCCGACTGCTCGCTGAAGGAGGGCCACATCAGTGAGAGTTCACTGGCCCCCCAGCGTGCCAGGGTAGAACTTTTACAGCACCCCAGTGAGGATGAACACAACCACGAGTCCTCCTTTAGTGACTGtgcttcctccccttcctctagCCTGCGATTCGGGGACTCGGACACTCTCAGCTCCGAGGAGGACGCGGAGGCCGGAGCGACGGGGGGCCAACACAAGGCTCCCGCCCTGAAAACAGGAGGAGCCGCCGGAGTTGGCCTGCACCCTGTTCTGGGTCGAACTCGGGGGAATCGCTCCCACAAGTGGGTGCGGTCTGAAGCGGAGCCGGTGCTGCTGAAGCGGCCGTGTCTGAGCAGCCGGCGGAGCCTGCATAGGAAGCGCTTTGTGAAAACAACCCCCGGTGGGGGTCAGCGGACTCAGAAGCAAAAGGAGcgactgctgctgcagaggaagaaacGTGAAGTGATCGCACGTAGGAAGTACGCTCTTCTCCATAGCACCAGTAGCTCTAGCGAGGAGTTGAGCAGTGACTCTTCCACCCCCTCTTCTACTGAAGCAGAAGATGAGCTGTACGTCGATgtcagcagcaccagcagccagCCCAACAGTGCGGCTGTAGCCACAG GGGCCCTGGATGAGGATGTGGTGGTGATTGAGGCAACTCCAGCTCCAGTGCCTGTTGTACCTGCAAGCGAGGAGATCAACGTCACCTCAACAGACAGCGAGGTGGAGATCGTCACAGTCGGAGACGGTTTCAG GTCTCGCTCAGCCGGGGGTCTCGGCAGGATTTGGGCTAATAGCTGCTCCCAGAATCGTCTCCAGGAGCCACGTGGACGCAACCGACTCTCCACCGTCATCCAGCCACTGCGGCAGAATGCCGGGGAGGTGGTGGATCTCACTGTCGATGAAGATG ATCTCTCTGTTGTGCCAACAACCTCTGGCAGCATTCAACCACAAACAATCAGgtcatcctcttcatcatcttctcaTCATGCCTCTACCTCAGAGTTCCATGATGCCCCAGGACCTTCCACTAGCTGCCCAGGCTCAATACCTGAAAGTATGCACACACAGAGGGCCAGCGTCTCTGCCCGCACTGCTGCAGAGG ATGACGGCAGACCGGGTCTGACTGGTGCAGCGGGAGAAAACACTGGCACGGCCATGCCCAGACTGCCGTCCTGCTGCCAGCAGCACTCCCCGTGTGGAGGGCCCTCCCCGGGTCACCtgtccctgagccactcccatTCAAGCTGCCTGCAGGTGTCGTCCTCCCAGCATACCAGTGGCTCGCAGCACGGCCACAGCCACAGCAACGCGCACCACTTCATCCACCACGTCCATCACCCGGCCCCACAGCCCCCGGGAACCCTGCCTTTCAAAGAGCCGAGCTGCCCCGTGGAGCGACCCACGGCTCTGCCTGCATCCTGTGCTGgagtgagcagcagcagcaacaacaacagcagcagcagcaacacagcCCACTACCATGACCAG CAAACACTGCCAGTGGACCTGAGTAACAGCGGTGTTCGGGGCGCTGGAAACAATGGGGCTAGTTTCCATGGCAGCACCTCGGCCTTTGACCCTTGCTGCCCAGGCTCCACCTCCCGGCCTCCTGCTTTCGTTTCCCAGGCCACCCCTGGGCCCAGTCAGCCAGCTGTGGTGGAATCTTTCAGCTCCTCCATGGTGGCTCAGCCTCAGCCGCAAACACAACCGCAGCCCTGCAGGCATTACATGCACCCTTCCT ATGGCTCTCTGGCACGCTCGCTGCATCATCAGCCCTCCTCCGCCTGTCCTCATTCCCATGGAAACCCCCAACTTACACCTCAGCCCGCTGCGCAAGGCGAATACGTTATTCCCCACACCGTCACCTTCCACCCGCCGCTGCCTTCCCACCCTGCCgtgccccccgcccctcccccgcctctGTCCAACCACCACCTCTCCAGCTCGAGTGCCCCACTGGGCCAGCACCTGCCTACGGACCACCAGACCCTGCCGCACCACATGCCGGCCCTGGGGGCCTCGGTGCAGAGACTCCATCAGCACGAGATCCTGCAGAGGATGGAGGTCCAGAGGCACCGGATGATGCAGCACCCGAC ACGAGCACACGAGCGGccgcccccacacccccacagaATGCACCCCAACTACGGACATGGACACCACATCCATGTGCCACAGACCATGTCTTCCCACCCTCGCCAGCCTGAGCAGCGGACAGCATG GGAGCTTGGCATCGAGGCCGGGGTGACTGTGGCTCCGTACCCTTCAGGGCACCTGCACTCCCACTTGCCCCACTACCACCCTCCCCCCAGACTGCACCACTTCCCCATCCCCTTCATG CACACTGGCATATCTGAAGTGACCTACCCGCACATTCGGTACATCTCATCTAGAATGACTGGCTTTGGAAGAACCTATGAG GACCTGCTGCATTTAGAGGAACGATTGGGGACCGTGAACCGAGGAGCCTCTCAGGGAACCATAGAGAGGTGCACTTACCCACACAAGTACAAGAAG AAGGTGTTGGAGAGAGACATTGACCAAGAGTTAACCCCTGAAGCTTGGGCATCTATTGGGAAAAATATGCACGCAACCCCAGAATCG AGAAAGCTGCATATTAAGCAAGACGAAGATGAAGGGGCAGATGAAGACACggaggagaaatgcaccatCTGTCTGTCAATactggaggaaggggaggacgTCAG